The stretch of DNA GTACCAAGGGCTTCATCGGCTTGCGCCTGGGTCATGGCACCCTTCTGAATTGCTTTCTTCATGCTTTCAGTCATATCTTCAAGCATTTGTTCCTTGAGATCTTCCATATACTCACCGAGTAAAGGACGAATGTCTTCGCGGCTGATCTCGCCTGCTTGATGATCACTAATAAGCTGTTCTCTTAGTTTGACAAAAGAATTTTCGTCTTTGAGTCGGTCCTGAGAACCAAGAAGATATTGACCTAACTGTGTTGAGGTGATCTTCCCAGACTCAAATCCACCCATGAGTCGCGCCACCATGTCACTAACCGTAAAGGTCCGTGGAGCTTCTTGGGCGGCTCGCTGAGGCGCACGTTCACCACGTGACTGAGCCACAGCTGTCGTTGCCACAAATCCACTGGCCAAAATCGTCGCAACTGCAACAAAGTTTTTGACCGTTGAAAATGGCCGTTCAATATGTTCAGACATCAGTGCGTCTCCTCACTTGCTAGAAATTCATCGTTGAAATAACTTCCACAATTCCGAGACAAGGATATTATTCACGAACACTTTCGTCAAGTATCACAAACCCATACCAGCCATACTCAAGACGACGCTCACATTTGCCTCCTCTCAGGCTGCAAAAAGAGCCTTACATGCGCCCAGACCGGGTAAGGCAGATTCTGGATAATGCCAGAAACCAAGCTGGCTCAACGTCGATAGTCGATATCGCAGGCATTGCTTCATAGAGATCTTTTACCTGCTCTCAACAGATACTCGCTCTTGATTATCATTCAACCTCAGCTTGAAATCTGTTCCTACTGGTGCAAGCCCACACAGGAACCAATAAAAGGAAGCCGAACACGATGGTCGTTATAGAGTCGCACACCGATGAAGTTTGGAAGTTAGTCGATCAAGAAGCCACTCTTGAGAAGGTTGCAACTGACTGTGCTTTTACAGAAGGTCCTATTTGGCATCCGAAGCAACAATGCCTTCTGTTTTCTGATATTCCTAATAATGCGCGTTGCAAGTACACGCCTGATGGACAAATGGTTACGACACGCCAACCATCAAATAAATGTAATGGCATGACCTATGACACAGATCTAAACCTGATCGTTTGCGAACATCTGACTTCGTCATTGGTCATGGAGTCTCCAGACGGAACTCGTAGCGTTCTTGCCTCTCACTATGAAGGCAAGCAGCTCAATAGTCCCAATGATGTGTGCATACGAGCTGATGGATCGATCTACTTTTCAGATCCGTCCTATGGACGAATGCCTGTCTTTGGTGAAGAACGCGAGCAGGAGCTGGATTTTCAAGGCGTCTTTCGAGTGTCACCCCATGGCGGCGAGATCGAACTGGTCGTCGAACGTGACGCCTACGAACAACCCAATGGCCTCTGTTTCTCTCCTGACGAATCATTGATGTACATCGCCGATTCCCCCAGAGCTCTTATTGATGTCTACGAGGTCAGTAGTGACGGAAGTCTCAGCAACCGCCAACGCTTTGCGCAGCACATCGGTAACGGCCAAATGGAAGGCGGCATCCCTGATGGCATGAAATGTGACGAGTTCGGCAATATCTGGGTCAGTGGCCCGAAAGGCTTTTGGATATTCAATAAAGGTGGCCAGCACATTGGCACGCTTCACATACCAGAACACGCCACCAATCTTCATTGGGGTGGTCCAGACTGGCATACCTTATATATAGCTGCAAACACCTCGATCTATGCGCTACGTACCTTGGTCGGACCGCATAAAGAGGCCTTTATGGGCTCGTCGTTCTACGCAAACCATTGACCACGCCGCGTTCGGACAGCTCCCCATCCCTCAAGGCCAATAGTGTGCTTTTTCAGGCAGAAAGACGACTTTTTTCTCTAGGAGCCCAGGCTGTTGCCCCATCCAGGCCCCTCTTACGCGGTACCCCATAGAGCAAGGGTTTCTTTCGGCAGCAAACCTGCCGACAAACTCACAGAATGGGAGCAACCGAATGAAGACCGACAAATACATCAAGAGCATTGCGATCTCACTAGCGGCATCGGCAAGCTTGGGTATCGCGACCACAGCCATGGCAGACACGATCGTCGTGGATTGTATGGGTAGTGGCGACTACGAAACACTTCAAGAGGCCGCTGATGCGGCCGAATCTGGTGACACCATCAACGTGCTTCCATGCACATACGTAGTTGACCACGTAGATGGGGATGTGTTGATCGAATCCAAACAACTTCACATTGTCTCAACCGATGGCCCACAGACGACGTTCATCGAGGTTGATAAAATATTTTCCCTCATTGTCTCTGGTATCGGTCCAGATGTCAGCTTAGAGGGATTTACAATTCGCCAAAGCGATGCTGGCGCTCAGAACGCTGTCAGACAATTTGCTGGCGAGCTAACAATTACCAACTGTATCTTTGCTGACAATGGACGATTTGCTGATAACGGTGGTGCTATTTACGCTACTGACTTTGATCAGTTATGGGTCCAGTCCACACGCTTCGAGAGCAATCATGCCTCTCGAGGTGGCGCAATCTATGCAAAAGATGCCAATGAGCAAGGATATGTGGCGATCAGTTTCTGTGTTTTCGTCTCTAATGAGGCCATCAACACTGGCGGGGCCCTGCATCTAAAAGATACGTCTTTTGATGTCTTCCGGTGCCGCTTCAAAGACAATAAAGCTACCACTAATTCTGGTGGAGCGATCTACTACAGCACCGAAGAACCAAATCACGACGCCAGTATATCTGACTCACTATTCAATAAGAACACCGCTGAAAACAATGGAGGCGCGATATTAATTTCTAGCTCTAAAACATCAGTAATCACTGAAAATTGCAGCTTTAAGAAAAACTCGACGACTGCACACGACTCGTATGGTGGCGCCGTCCAGGTCGAACATTCTTATAGCCGATTCTACAACTGCTCTTTTAAAAATAATCAAAGTTACTATGCTGGCGCTATTGACGTCTATTCGAGTGAATCTTCCTTAGTGTCGTGCGACTTTGAAAAGAATAAATCACTTAATGGTGCTGGTGCTCTCAATGTCGAGGAAGCAACAGCTTCACTCGAAGATGTTACGTTTGCAAAAAATAACGCCGGCGACGGCTGGGGTGGTGGCGCCTATTCCTGGTGGTCAACAGTAGAATTTACTAACGTAAGATTTTCTAAAAACAAGGCCATTCAGGGCGGAGGCCTTTTCACACAACTCTCTGATGTTATCTTTGATGACGGACTTCTAGAAAAGAACAAAGCGACGAATTTTGTCGAGGGCTCTGAGAACATTGGCGGTGCTATTTACATGATTACTACAACCATAAACTTGAAGAACCTCGAAGTCTTGAAAAACAAGACTGGAGAATCGATCGGTGGTATCAGCCTCACTAGCTGTGCTGGCATAATCGGCAAGTGCACGATTGAAGACAATCAAGACCACGGCCTTAAGTTGGTTGACTCCCCTACCGTTGAGATCAAGAAAACCACTTCTTGTGGCAATGACGCCAAGGACATCAAGGGTGATTACATTGACGAAGGTGACAACACCTTCTGCAAAGAGTGATCAGCACAAACTGATTGCTCAATCAAGAACTTGATTCCTCACGCAGCCCGGCCCTCAAGGCCGGGCTGTTTCGTACATAAGCCAAGCCCCCTGAAATCTATAGCCCCATACGGATTTCTGTCTCGATAAAGCTCCACAGGTCAAAGAAGTCGATCCATAGATAAAAAAATGGCGTTTTTGGCCCTTGAAGCCGAGACTGTTGCCCCATCCAGGCCCCTCTTACGCGGTACCTCATAGAGCAAAGGTTTCTTTAGGCAGCAAGCCTGCCGACAAACTCACAAAATGGGAGTAACCGAATGAATACCGACAAATACATCAGGAGCACAGCTATATCTTTAGCGGCATCGGCGAGCTTGGCTGTAGCGGGCACCTCTCTCGCGGGACCACCCAGTTTGGATATAACGTTCCTGTCCGCCGACACGATTGTTGTCGATTGCATGGGTAGTGGCGACTATGAAACCCTGCAAGAGGCTGTTGATGCCGCCGAATCGGGTGACACGATCAGTGTCCTTCCCTGCACATACTTCGTTGACAGCATAGACAAGAATGTAGATATCGACTCAAAGCAACTTCACATTGTCTCAACAGAGGGCCCTGACACAACATTCATCCAAATTGATAAAACGTTTACCATACTCGTAGACGGTGTTTCGCCTCAGCTGACACTTGAAGGATTCACGATTAGTCAAACCGTCATAGCTACGAATAGTGCTGTTAACCTACTCGCTGGTGAGCTGACTATAGACACGTGCCACTTTATCGATAATGGCTCAATTGGTAGTTTAGGCGGTGCCATCTATGCTAGTAATTTCGATGGCCTCGTCGTCGTAGACTCATACTTTAAGAACAACTATGCAACATATGGCGGCGCCATCTACGCAGAAGATTCCAATCCAGATGCCGTTCTTGAGATCGATCAAACTCAATTTATCTCGAATCAGGCCTCTGTAGCAGGAGGCGCTCTGTTTTTTGACGATTCGCCTTTTTTGATTACCAACGCTGATTTTAAAGGTAACGACGCTGCTAGTAGTGATGGTGGCGCGATCTTCATCGGAGATACTAAATTCAGATTTATGACGGGTATACATGACACGGAATTCAAGAAAAATACTGCCGCAGACAATGGTGGAGCTGTGTCAATATATGACAGTGCGAGCGAGGTATTTTTCCGTCATTGCAAGTTCAATAAGAACTCGGTGAGCAGGCCTGGCTCGTATGGTGGCGCTGTACAGCTTCAATATTCTTCTGCCCACTTCGAAGAGTGTCTGTTCAGCCAGAACACGAGTGAGTTTGGTGGCGCCATCGACGTCTATACGAGTACCGCTTTCTTCTTCTCGAGCGATTTCAAGAAGAACTCCGCGAACGAAAACGCTGGCGCCATCAACATCGAAGAAGCCATGGCTTCATTCGAAGATGTTAGGTTTGTGAAAAATAACGTCGTTTACGGCACGGGCGGTGGCGCCAATTGCGATTGGGCAACAGTAGAATTCAATAACGTGAGCTTTTCAAAAAACAAGGCTTTCGAGGGTGGAGGCCTCTTCGCAGACACCTCTGACGTTACCTTTGAGAACGGACTTCTAGAAAAGAACAAAGCGACGACCTTACTTGCAGGCCACGAAAACATTGGCGGTGCCATTTCCATGATTGACACCTCCATACACTTCAAAGATCTCGAAGTTTTAAAAAACAAGACTGCACAATCGATCGGTGGCATCAGCCTCGTGAGCTGTACTGGTAAAATCGGCAAGTGCACGATTGAAGACAATCAAGACCACGGCCTTAAGCTGGTTGACTCCCCTACCGTTGAGATCAAGAAAACCACTTCTTGTGGCAATGACGCCAAGGACATCAAGGGTGATTACATTGACAAAGGTGACAACACCTTCTGCAAAGAGTGATCCGCACAAACTGATTGCTCAATCAAGAACGTGATTCCTCACGCAGCCCGGCCCTCAAGGCCGGGCTGTTTCGTACATAAGCCAAGCCCCCTGAAATCTATAGCTCTGTACCGTTTTCTATTTCAATGAAGGCGATGAAGATGTAAATCAGCTGATCCATAGATCCAACAAAGGAAACGCCGGGTGGGCCGAAAGGCCCAAGATCCTGGTGATCTGATGCCACTGCTTCACCAATAACCTCGTATCTGGACCTTGAAAGGCCTTAAACCATCAGTAGGTTTGGCAATTCCTCCATCAATTACGACCTTTGTGAAGCCAGATCGAGTACTGTGTGGGGCTTGATCAGACGCCACTGGCAGAATCAGATGTGATTCTGACCGCGGGGGGAGGCGCTCTGTGTAGTACACAAGGTGAATTTAATCACATTCACAATATCCCCCCGCCAGGCTTTTTAAGCCACTCTTAATACGGATCTAAAAACAATGAGCTTCTCCGCACTGCAACTTGCAGAGCCTATCGTTCGTGCAGTCACAGACAAAGGCTATATCTCCGCTACCGAAATTCAAACCGCTGCGATACCACCTGCTTTGGCAGGGCGTGATATTCTCGGCACGGCTCAAACAGGCACGGGAAAAACCTGCGCCTTTGCACTGCCTATCCTGCAGCGCCTTGCCGATCCCAAAAATCGAGAACAGAATCAAGATCTGAACCAACGGCGTCCCAATAAATATGGACGCAGAGCCCAGCCAAGAGCGGCTCGCGCACTGGTGCTTTGCCCCACCCGAGAACTGGCGACGCAAATCCATGAGAGCTTCGTTGATTATGGACGCAATCTCAAACTCAACTTTAGTGTCATCTATGGCGGTGTCAGCCAATACCATCAAACCCGTTCAATTCGCCAAGGCGTAGATGTACTCATCGCAACACCTGGTCGTCTCAAAGATCTGTATGACCAGGGCATTGTTGACCTGTCCAAGATTGAGACGCTCGTTCTAGATGAATCTGATCGCATGCTTGACATGGGATTTATCACCGACATCCGGAAGCTTGTAACGCTCATTCCTGAAAAACATCAAACGATGCTTTTTTCAGCGACCATCTCAAAGAATATTAGGCAACTCGCTAATGATCTTCTTTGTGATCCCGTTGTCATTGAAACAGCACCAGAGGCAACAACTGTAGACACAATCAAACAACGTTTTTTCAAGGTCAAACAAGAAGCCAAGGGCCAACTTCTAATCTCGCTGATTAATAATGAGCAATTTGAACGCGCTTTAATTTTCACTCGTACGAAATACAAAGCCGATCGCGTTACACAATGGCTACGCCGATCTGGCATCAATGCTGATGCGATTCACTCAAATAAAACTCAGGCAGCTCGAAATAATGCGATGAACGACTTTCGCAGAGGCAAAATACATGTGCTAGTCGCAACTGATATTGCCTCACGCGGAATTGATGTAGATCAGATTTCTCATGTCATTAACTTTGACATGCCTATCGATCCTGAAACATATGTCCATCGTATTGGCCGCACTGCTCGTGCTGGCGCCAGTGGCATTGCGATTACATTCTGTGAGCCAGGCCAGAAGCGGATGCTCCAGTCAATTGAACGTAGGGCTGACATACAACTCGCACCTTTTGAACCGCTACCGGAGCTCGAGAAGCTTGCCCATCAAGAGGACCGGCCAGGCCAATCTCGCTCTTCACGTGATCATCGAGAAGAGAAACAGAGAACAGGACGTCGAGATCAACGCGATACACAATCGCGTGATCGAAACAGCAGACATAAAAAGTCAGCAAGTTCCTTCTCCAAGGTTGGCTACAAACCACGCGATGAGCGTGATGGTGATAGCCAACAGCAACGCCCTTTCAAGAAGAAGTTCAAAAAGTCCTACGGAACGTTTGCCAAGGGTGGCTACAAACCACGCGATGAGCGCGATGGCGACAACCAACAGCAACGCCCTTTCAAGAAGAAGTTCAAGAAGTCAGCAGGCTCCTTTGCAAAGGGTGGCTACAAACCACGCGATGAGCGCGATGGCGACAGCCAGCAGCAACGCCCTTTCAAGAAGAAGTTCAAGAAGTCAGCAGGCTCCTTTGCCAAGGGTGGCTACAAACCACGTGACGAGCGCGATGGCAACAACCAGCAGCAACGCCCCTTCAAGAAGAAGTTCAAGAAGAACGGAACAACTCAGTTTAAGTCTGGCGGCTACCCCAAAGGCCAAGGCAAAAGAAAGTCAATGGCTCAGTCCTCATAATTTCAGGGCACAATAGAGAAGGCTATCTGACCTCTTTTGAGGCCGCTGATCTATTGCAATATCTGCTCTGCCGTGCTGAACACCTCTACCCGCTCGAAAACCAATCTGCACCATATTTAGGAAGTCGTCGCCTTAGATTGGTTCTTGTTTCTTAAAAACGCAGCTGCTACCAGCTGCCGAGTAAAACCTTTATGCCCCGCTGGATCCAACGAGAGACAAATATCAGCTGCGCCATAATCCGCCGGCGGATAGTAGATGCCACAATTCGCATTAATCTCAAGCATAAATGGCGTGCCACTTTTGTCGACGCGAAGATCACATCGAGCAAAGCTTGCTGCCTTCAGTTGCACGAAAAATTTTGCGCATTCATCTCGAAGTCTGGCCGCAAGGACTGGATCTGGAACGGCAAAAGAAGAGAGACCTTCATATTCAACCCACTTTAGATCAGAGTGCTTAAAACTCTCTCCTTCAGGAAACTTATATTGTGCCGGCGTATAGGTTGTCGGGTTCCTTGGATCTTCAGGATTCTCTGCCAACAGCACCGTACATTCAATACCGGCTATGTATTCCTCAATGAGTGCTGCACCGTGGCGAGACATAATCTTTTTTGCCTGAATGCGCAAGCCAGCTGAAGTTTTTACGCGTGAACGACGACTCAAATCAACACTTGCATAGCTGCTGTAGTGCTTCACAAACAGAGGAAACTTTAGTGTGGCAGCAGCACGCTCTACATCCTCAGTAGTGCGAGCCAGCACATAGTTCGGTGTCGCAATTCCCAAGGCATAACAGGCCTCCTTCATTTCGACACGGCTTGGTTCATAACATTCTGAGGTTGCACCAGTGAATGGAACTCCAGCCTTCTCTAACGCATGTATCACCTCAATACCCGGTAGATCTTGATCTGCGGCACCGTCACAAAGGTTAAAAAAGACATCATATTCATTTGATGCAATGAGTTTTTCTACCTGATTGACAGATGCTTCTTTACCAACAAGTGTGGCAACATGCCACAGAGCTTCTGGCATAAAAGGCCTCGGATCACATGGCCAGTCATCCTCCGGAAAAGGAGCAGCATCAAGCTCCTGAGTTGTGAGAAGACATATGCGTAAGTTGTCAAGGTCAACGGTCGTCATTAGATTCGCACTTTAGCAAAACTGATTTGAGACTTCATGCAGAGTTGCCTGCAGTAAAAGATAGGTGCCCCATCTTCCTTTTACGTATCGGACCAGTTCACACCTAGAGGCTCATCTTTCTGAATCGCAATCATACTCACCCTCTATGGATACTGATCCATAGGTCATGATCTGTGCCACTGTAGATCCAAACGAGTGCGAAGGAAGCTCTTGCCCACTGGTCAATTTAACCTGCCATACATTTGGCAATTCCGCGATGAGCTGCCGACACCATACTGAGTCAAAAGCGTTTCCAAGCAGTAGGTTCTCTGGAACAAAATTCCAGTCAGTCTGATCAGACTTCGCGTGAACGTATTGCGTGGCGCTCATTTTCTCTTATCTACTCATATTCTTTGATGCTATTATTCTTTCGACATCTTCTATGGTATCAATATCGACAACTACTGTAGCGTCATGGACATCGATCATTTTTCGACTCAATGCATTCAAACGAAACCAATTAGATAGTCCTGTAGGTATTTCGGAATCAACAATTGTTTGAGCAAGACTTCTTGGAATCGCTATGGGATGACCATTGCGTCCCTGGTAACAAGGCGTGACGGCTACATTATTTTGACAGGCCTCGCTAATGAGAGCCACCAGCGTTTGCGAAGAAACCTCAGGGTGATCAGCAGGCTGAAGAATAATGCACTGACAATCCTTGGAAGCGAGCGCCTGCACTAAACCTAACTTTATCGAAGCAGACATTTCTCTACTTGGGTCAGCAGTAACTGAGATATAGGCACGGGGCACAAGCGCCTCTTCTACTTCTTGTTGCTGATATCCCAAGACAACGATCATTTCATCACAGGCAACTTGGAGATGATCAAAAGCACTACCAATAAGCGTGCCAGATCCATCTGGTGGTGGCCATGGTAGTAACTGCTTACCGCCACCCATCCGACGCCCTTGACCAGCTGCAAGCAGAAGACCGACAACACTCAAATCTTTTCTCCCACACGTTTCTCAATTCCTTTGAGCACCGTGTGTGGCATGAGAGGCATTTCCTTGTAGCGAATTCCAACCGCATGGTAGACAGCATTCGCTACCGCTGGGGCAACTGCGTGGATACCAATTTCTCCAATTGACTTCGCCCCCATGGTGCCATACCGATCATGGGTATCGATGAAGTCAATTTCCATTTCAGGCATATCAGCATATGCGGGCAGCCTGTAGTGCCGTATTGCATCATTGAGAATACGTCCTTGTTCATCCGCCAAAATACGCTCTGAGAGAATCCAACCGAGCCCCTGTGCTATCGCTCCTTCAATCTGCCCACGACACACCATTGGATTGATGAGCGTACCAACGTCAACACCTGCAACAAATCTCAACACTCGGATGTGTCCATCGTACTTATTGACCGCAACACGGACACCTTGAGCACAAAACCCAATACTACTTGGATCGGCCTGGTGATTTCGAACAACGCTACAAACCCGACCTTGATCGCTTATAAACTTGTGCAACTCAACAAGTGAGACAGAGCGGTCTTCCGTACAGATGACACCTTCAGAGAGCTTACTCTCTGCGGCCTCGCAACCTGTCATCTGACATACCTCATCTTTAAGTCGTTCGAGCATTGCCTCACCAGCCCGAACCG from Phycisphaerales bacterium encodes:
- a CDS encoding nucleotidyltransferase family protein — encoded protein: MSVVGLLLAAGQGRRMGGGKQLLPWPPPDGSGTLIGSAFDHLQVACDEMIVVLGYQQQEVEEALVPRAYISVTADPSREMSASIKLGLVQALASKDCQCIILQPADHPEVSSQTLVALISEACQNNVAVTPCYQGRNGHPIAIPRSLAQTIVDSEIPTGLSNWFRLNALSRKMIDVHDATVVVDIDTIEDVERIIASKNMSR
- a CDS encoding DEAD/DEAH box helicase, with protein sequence MSFSALQLAEPIVRAVTDKGYISATEIQTAAIPPALAGRDILGTAQTGTGKTCAFALPILQRLADPKNREQNQDLNQRRPNKYGRRAQPRAARALVLCPTRELATQIHESFVDYGRNLKLNFSVIYGGVSQYHQTRSIRQGVDVLIATPGRLKDLYDQGIVDLSKIETLVLDESDRMLDMGFITDIRKLVTLIPEKHQTMLFSATISKNIRQLANDLLCDPVVIETAPEATTVDTIKQRFFKVKQEAKGQLLISLINNEQFERALIFTRTKYKADRVTQWLRRSGINADAIHSNKTQAARNNAMNDFRRGKIHVLVATDIASRGIDVDQISHVINFDMPIDPETYVHRIGRTARAGASGIAITFCEPGQKRMLQSIERRADIQLAPFEPLPELEKLAHQEDRPGQSRSSRDHREEKQRTGRRDQRDTQSRDRNSRHKKSASSFSKVGYKPRDERDGDSQQQRPFKKKFKKSYGTFAKGGYKPRDERDGDNQQQRPFKKKFKKSAGSFAKGGYKPRDERDGDSQQQRPFKKKFKKSAGSFAKGGYKPRDERDGNNQQQRPFKKKFKKNGTTQFKSGGYPKGQGKRKSMAQSS
- a CDS encoding SMP-30/gluconolactonase/LRE family protein; the protein is MVVIESHTDEVWKLVDQEATLEKVATDCAFTEGPIWHPKQQCLLFSDIPNNARCKYTPDGQMVTTRQPSNKCNGMTYDTDLNLIVCEHLTSSLVMESPDGTRSVLASHYEGKQLNSPNDVCIRADGSIYFSDPSYGRMPVFGEEREQELDFQGVFRVSPHGGEIELVVERDAYEQPNGLCFSPDESLMYIADSPRALIDVYEVSSDGSLSNRQRFAQHIGNGQMEGGIPDGMKCDEFGNIWVSGPKGFWIFNKGGQHIGTLHIPEHATNLHWGGPDWHTLYIAANTSIYALRTLVGPHKEAFMGSSFYANH